CACCAAAATTAAAAATAACAAAACATCGCTTAGTGAAGTCAGAGGTAAAAAAAATAGTCCTCGCTGCTAAATCAAAAACAGGAAATTTGGAAGGGCTATTGGTTAAGATGAGTGACACTCTAGGTAAAGGTGACCAAAAGGACTCAACTTCAT
This Moritella sp. 5 DNA region includes the following protein-coding sequences:
- a CDS encoding DUF2913 family protein gives rise to the protein MSDKTELKNVIDNSLLHLYMNVANSGKFVTVPARNKIIKTFLTPKLKITKHRLVKSEVKKIVLAAKSKTGNLEGLLVKMSDTLGKGDQKDSTS